One window of ANME-2 cluster archaeon genomic DNA carries:
- a CDS encoding aldehyde dehydrogenase family protein, translated as MKEYKLFINGEWTDSSTSETFDDINPATLEKLAKLQIASEDDVDRAVKAAWNAFGTWSETPPPSRALLLFRAARMLEERKEDLAALMTKEMGKVLAETRGDVQEAIDITLYAAGEGRRMFGETTTSELKDKFCMTVLRPIGVIGMITPWNFPMAIPAWKIMPALVAGNTIVMKPASDTPLLTIKLVEILMEAGLPPGVINLVFGPGGTVGHAVVHHSDIRAISFTGSLETGKWIMGECARDMKRVSLELGGKNPIIIMDDADIDLAVDGVVWGAFGTTGQRCTAASRVIVHEKVKDEFTQKLLAKTRSLKLGDGLKPDTDIGPVINRSQLEKIEKYTVIGKNEGAKLLTGGNLADPELPGHFFEPTIFTEVDQDMCIAQEEIFGPVVALISVSGLSEAIEVTNNTIYGLSSSIYTRDISNAFKAIEKIEAGITYINSSTIGAEVHLPFGGVKGTGNGFREAGTDAVREFTEVKAVYFDYSGRLQKAQIE; from the coding sequence ATGAAAGAGTATAAATTATTCATCAACGGAGAGTGGACAGACTCATCAACCAGCGAAACTTTTGATGATATCAATCCTGCAACCCTTGAGAAACTGGCAAAGCTGCAGATAGCATCTGAAGACGACGTGGACCGGGCAGTGAAAGCCGCATGGAACGCATTTGGAACATGGAGCGAAACCCCTCCGCCCAGCCGTGCACTCTTGCTATTCAGGGCCGCTCGTATGCTGGAAGAGAGAAAGGAAGACCTTGCGGCCCTTATGACAAAGGAGATGGGCAAGGTCCTGGCAGAGACACGGGGGGACGTTCAGGAAGCTATCGATATCACCCTGTACGCTGCCGGGGAAGGGCGGCGGATGTTCGGTGAGACCACCACCTCGGAGTTGAAGGACAAGTTCTGCATGACTGTGCTGCGTCCAATCGGAGTGATTGGTATGATCACTCCCTGGAACTTCCCAATGGCCATTCCTGCCTGGAAGATAATGCCTGCACTGGTGGCAGGGAACACCATTGTAATGAAACCCGCAAGCGATACACCGCTATTAACAATCAAGCTGGTGGAGATACTTATGGAAGCCGGACTGCCGCCCGGTGTGATAAACCTGGTGTTCGGGCCCGGGGGCACGGTAGGCCATGCGGTAGTCCATCATTCCGATATCAGGGCCATCTCATTTACAGGTAGCCTGGAAACAGGAAAATGGATAATGGGTGAATGTGCCAGGGACATGAAACGGGTATCACTGGAACTGGGCGGCAAGAACCCTATCATCATCATGGATGATGCAGATATCGACCTTGCCGTGGACGGTGTGGTCTGGGGTGCTTTTGGTACGACAGGACAGCGCTGCACTGCTGCCAGCAGGGTCATTGTACATGAAAAGGTGAAGGACGAGTTCACACAAAAACTCCTTGCCAAGACCAGATCCCTAAAACTGGGTGACGGGCTAAAACCTGATACCGATATCGGTCCGGTCATCAACCGATCCCAATTGGAAAAGATAGAAAAATATACTGTTATCGGGAAGAACGAAGGGGCAAAACTGTTAACTGGCGGCAACCTGGCAGATCCGGAACTTCCCGGACATTTCTTTGAACCCACAATATTCACTGAAGTGGACCAGGACATGTGTATAGCGCAGGAAGAAATATTCGGTCCGGTCGTGGCCTTGATTTCGGTATCCGGACTTAGTGAAGCCATTGAGGTAACAAATAACACTATTTATGGCCTGTCTTCATCTATATATACCAGGGATATTTCAAATGCATTCAAGGCAATCGAAAAGATCGAGGCAGGGATAACTTACATTAACTCATCAACCATCGGTGCAGAGGTACACCTGCCGTTTGGTGGAGTTAAGGGCACAGGCAACGGATTCAGGGAAGCAGGAACTGATGCTGTAAGGGAATTTACTGAAGTTAAGGCCGTGTATTTTGATTACAGCGGCAGGCTCCAGAAGGCACAGATCGAATAA
- a CDS encoding formylmethanofuran dehydrogenase, with translation MDVSKFIKAPEYDVKIITRRDVFQASIYEEDRFSDECLELSALIVLDTAEMKHMGILDGANVRLTSKWGSVVVRAMASPREEQKGLGFMVNGPWVNALVSDETPDGIPAFKDIEAKITISKDRMTGILELLLFRHGCF, from the coding sequence CTGGATGTTAGTAAGTTCATCAAGGCCCCGGAATATGATGTCAAGATCATAACCCGCAGGGATGTGTTCCAGGCCAGTATATATGAAGAGGACCGCTTTAGTGATGAATGCCTGGAGCTGTCTGCCTTGATAGTGCTGGACACTGCCGAAATGAAGCATATGGGTATCCTGGACGGGGCAAACGTCAGGCTCACATCAAAATGGGGCAGTGTGGTTGTCAGGGCCATGGCATCACCCAGGGAAGAACAAAAAGGTCTGGGGTTTATGGTTAATGGGCCGTGGGTAAATGCATTGGTTTCAGATGAAACGCCCGACGGAATACCGGCATTTAAGGATATTGAGGCAAAGATCACAATATCGAAAGATAGAATGACCGGTATTCTGGAACTTCTTTTATTCCGGCATGGATGTTTTTGA
- a CDS encoding sarcinarray family MAST domain-containing protein gives MKFVRIIMLLSVMSYLTCNVSAGENNLVEYEVYQNGEVTTVLDAELKVGEPATIKAVIQLKKNFDVSTALSASGFSFENVDQPFEVIEGSSEFTETAREFGHTAGETVTFEWIVRPTDIAAGWTIPLNIAFTFYDRDENEGYPIKFTVANIMVHDEHYSVPAPTILIDDAIAVPNSYAFTSITVNNVTGLGSGDIIVTYNSSVVHAIDVTSGDGNALTMQTSNIDNTAGLVEITAWDVSESHNGDVVLAIVTFQAVGKYPDSTPLSIISRLYDYTSYSSIGHSVTNGTFSIIYNEPPVITDAIATPDVILNDNGRPRTPGTNVTVLNATVLNGTSGVVKVTIDLSGIGGSDDQVMERITGTDVWTVATTAKNGINLTHELVVTATDGANNTNTSVIELTVLLRGDVVRDKDLNSADALYIAKYLVGKEPSPSLLVSDMSPAEGDGRITSADALYLAKYLVGKEAAP, from the coding sequence ATGAAATTCGTTAGAATAATAATGTTATTATCTGTGATGAGTTATTTAACTTGTAATGTTAGTGCTGGAGAAAATAATCTGGTTGAATATGAAGTATATCAAAATGGAGAAGTCACCACAGTACTTGATGCCGAATTAAAAGTGGGCGAGCCAGCCACAATTAAAGCAGTAATACAATTAAAAAAAAATTTTGATGTTTCAACAGCCCTTTCAGCTTCAGGTTTTAGCTTTGAAAATGTAGACCAACCATTTGAAGTAATTGAAGGATCAAGTGAATTTACTGAGACTGCCAGGGAATTTGGCCATACCGCAGGTGAAACAGTCACTTTCGAATGGATTGTTCGGCCAACAGATATAGCCGCAGGATGGACTATTCCTTTAAATATTGCATTTACTTTCTATGATCGAGATGAGAATGAAGGATATCCAATAAAATTTACAGTAGCCAACATCATGGTTCATGATGAACACTACTCAGTCCCCGCCCCCACCATACTAATTGATGATGCCATAGCAGTGCCAAACAGCTATGCCTTTACATCAATAACGGTTAATAATGTAACTGGACTGGGTTCAGGTGATATCATTGTTACATACAACTCATCAGTAGTTCATGCAATTGATGTAACCTCAGGAGATGGAAATGCTCTTACTATGCAGACTTCGAATATAGATAACACAGCAGGCTTAGTGGAAATAACAGCATGGGATGTATCTGAATCTCACAATGGTGATGTGGTTTTGGCTATTGTTACCTTCCAAGCCGTAGGAAAATACCCGGATTCAACACCACTATCTATCATATCTAGATTGTACGATTATACCAGCTATAGTAGTATCGGGCACAGTGTAACCAATGGAACATTCAGTATAATTTACAATGAACCACCGGTGATAACAGATGCAATTGCCACCCCGGATGTAATCCTGAATGACAACGGCAGACCCAGAACACCAGGCACGAATGTCACAGTATTGAATGCAACTGTACTCAATGGCACTTCTGGTGTGGTTAAGGTCACTATTGATCTCTCTGGAATCGGAGGTTCAGATGACCAGGTCATGGAGAGAATAACTGGCACAGATGTCTGGACAGTAGCGACAACTGCTAAAAATGGTATTAACCTGACTCATGAACTGGTTGTTACTGCAACAGATGGGGCCAATAATACAAACACTTCGGTGATCGAACTGACTGTACTTTTGCGAGGCGATGTTGTCCGGGACAAAGACCTGAATTCTGCAGATGCACTATACATAGCAAAGTACCTGGTAGGTAAAGAACCCAGCCCCTCATTGCTTGTAAGTGATATGTCACCTGCCGAAGGTGATGGAAGGATAACTTCTGCAGATGCGCTCTATCTAGCAAAATATCTGGTGGGAAAAGAGGCGGCACCGTAA
- a CDS encoding formylmethanofuran dehydrogenase, with the protein MDVSKFIKAPEYDIKIITRRDVFQASVCEEDRFSDECMELSALIVLDADEMKRMGIKDGANARLTSKWGSVVVRAMASAREEQKGLGFMVNGPWVNALVSDETPGGIPAFKDIEVKITISKDGITCIQELLLL; encoded by the coding sequence CTGGATGTTAGTAAGTTTATCAAAGCCCCGGAATACGATATCAAGATTATAACCCGCAGGGACGTGTTCCAGGCCAGTGTATGTGAAGAGGACCGCTTTAGTGATGAATGCATGGAACTGTCTGCTTTGATAGTGCTGGACGCTGACGAAATGAAGCGTATGGGTATCAAAGACGGGGCAAACGCCAGGCTCACATCAAAATGGGGCAGTGTAGTTGTCAGGGCCATGGCATCAGCCAGGGAAGAACAAAAAGGTCTGGGATTTATGGTTAATGGGCCGTGGGTAAATGCATTGGTTTCAGATGAAACGCCTGGTGGGATACCGGCATTTAAGGATATTGAGGTAAAGATCACAATATCTAAAGATGGAATAACCTGTATTCAGGAGCTTCTTTTATTATGA
- a CDS encoding formylmethanofuran dehydrogenase subunit B — MTEPITWTCTGCALLCEDILVYIEDNRVEKVEHACLKGKARVYGCKHAATSTVDQEEVDVNNAISQAVEILEKAKNPLLYGWSNSTSEAQVAGIELAQTLGACIDSTSSFCQGITINEIINGSVPSCTLEDVREKADVVIYWGADPMSSHPRHLSRYSYFPRGELRQRGYEEDRTAICIDVTQSRTAKICKGMFFSIPPGGDAEFMRALMDGLAGRVPKLSFDFDVKRILELAAVLKKAEFGVIFAGLGLVYSIKEEFDLISEFMSTLNRFSNFFLIPMAGHFNMRGFNHNLHEETGYIHRVGFTKNGPVSSVEYSVLEQLKHGADAVMVVGSDPLVSLPLSISRRLKDIPLILVDPCSNLTTRVADVTIPCGFSGIEVGGTATRLDGKKMDISPLIQGDGLSDEMIIRRIMEEVS, encoded by the coding sequence ATGACTGAACCAATTACATGGACCTGCACCGGATGCGCCTTGTTATGTGAAGATATTCTGGTATATATCGAAGATAACAGGGTAGAGAAGGTGGAACATGCCTGCCTTAAGGGCAAAGCCAGGGTATATGGGTGTAAACATGCTGCCACGTCCACAGTGGATCAAGAGGAAGTTGATGTAAATAATGCTATTAGCCAGGCGGTGGAGATACTTGAAAAGGCCAAGAATCCGTTGCTTTACGGCTGGAGTAATTCCACTTCAGAGGCCCAGGTTGCAGGTATAGAACTGGCACAGACCCTGGGTGCCTGCATAGATTCCACTTCATCCTTCTGCCAGGGTATCACTATTAACGAGATAATAAACGGCAGCGTCCCTTCCTGCACCCTGGAAGATGTTAGGGAAAAGGCAGATGTTGTAATCTACTGGGGTGCTGACCCCATGAGTTCTCATCCCCGTCACCTTTCCAGGTATTCATATTTTCCAAGAGGCGAGTTGAGGCAGCGGGGATATGAAGAAGACAGGACAGCCATCTGCATTGATGTTACGCAGTCCAGGACCGCAAAGATATGTAAAGGTATGTTCTTCAGCATTCCGCCCGGTGGTGATGCTGAGTTCATGCGGGCATTGATGGATGGGTTGGCCGGTCGTGTACCTAAGTTATCCTTTGATTTTGATGTTAAACGCATCCTGGAACTGGCAGCTGTATTAAAAAAAGCAGAATTCGGGGTAATTTTTGCTGGATTGGGGCTGGTTTATTCCATTAAAGAAGAATTTGACCTCATTTCAGAATTTATGAGCACATTGAACCGGTTCTCAAACTTTTTCCTTATCCCGATGGCAGGTCATTTTAATATGCGGGGTTTTAATCACAATCTGCATGAGGAAACAGGATATATTCACAGGGTCGGATTCACAAAAAATGGTCCGGTATCCAGTGTTGAATATTCCGTATTAGAGCAGTTGAAGCACGGCGCCGATGCCGTAATGGTTGTTGGTTCTGACCCACTGGTAAGCTTACCCTTATCCATTTCCAGGCGGTTGAAGGATATTCCGTTAATACTGGTGGACCCATGTTCAAACCTGACCACCAGGGTAGCGGATGTGACAATTCCATGTGGGTTCTCTGGTATAGAAGTGGGTGGAACTGCCACCAGGTTGGACGGCAAAAAAATGGACATTTCCCCCCTTATCCAGGGAGATGGATTGTCTGATGAAATGATAATAAGACGTATCATGGAGGAGGTGAGCTGA
- a CDS encoding 4Fe-4S binding protein, whose product MTSAMEIYQLLPKTNCKKCNESTCMAFAVALLSRTKQYTECPPLMEEEKYIDSRQKLENILKPMEGAEETGLIIHEELCSGCGNCVVACPVNVANDPYGSGKGFGPTNGKVIFRVENGKVKAANIEECRRFGKDRILCRACIDPCPTEAIEFV is encoded by the coding sequence ATGACAAGCGCAATGGAAATATATCAATTACTGCCAAAAACCAACTGCAAGAAATGTAATGAATCCACCTGTATGGCATTTGCCGTAGCATTACTTTCACGCACCAAACAGTACACCGAATGCCCGCCGCTAATGGAAGAGGAAAAATACATCGATTCAAGGCAGAAACTGGAAAATATATTAAAACCTATGGAAGGTGCGGAGGAGACCGGGCTCATTATACATGAAGAACTCTGCTCAGGCTGCGGTAACTGTGTAGTCGCTTGCCCTGTAAATGTTGCCAATGACCCGTACGGTTCCGGCAAGGGCTTTGGTCCGACAAATGGAAAGGTCATTTTCAGAGTCGAAAACGGAAAGGTAAAAGCTGCCAATATAGAGGAATGCAGGCGTTTTGGTAAGGACAGGATACTATGCAGGGCATGCATAGACCCATGCCCAACCGAGGCTATTGAGTTCGTATGA
- the mtrH gene encoding tetrahydromethanopterin S-methyltransferase subunit H — protein MFRYDKEQQVFEFGGVKMGGQPGQYPTVLISTMFYGKHKIVSDEDKGIFDKNAADNLWHTQQEMGDQTGVPYINQIVGETPEAIVKFIDWFIEIDDKTAFLIDSSAGDVRAAAAKYCTEIGVADRAIHNSINASVEEQEIAAVTESDLDAAIVLAFNATDPTVKGKMDILEIGGSGQAKGMLEIAKECGITRPIIDVAAMPPGSGAGATVRSVMAVKGHLGLPTGGGFHNMASAWDWLKKFKKEHKEAYMPTDIGTNLVNQVLGADCLLYGPIENVNAVFPAVALVDIMLAETAKDLGMEIMDPNHPINKLV, from the coding sequence ATGTTTAGATATGATAAAGAACAGCAGGTCTTTGAGTTTGGCGGTGTCAAAATGGGCGGACAGCCCGGACAGTATCCGACTGTTCTCATCAGTACCATGTTCTATGGCAAGCATAAGATCGTAAGTGATGAAGATAAGGGTATCTTTGATAAGAATGCAGCAGATAACCTATGGCATACGCAGCAGGAAATGGGAGACCAGACAGGTGTTCCCTATATCAACCAGATCGTAGGTGAGACTCCTGAAGCTATTGTAAAGTTCATTGACTGGTTCATAGAGATCGATGATAAAACTGCATTTTTAATAGATTCATCAGCAGGTGATGTGAGAGCAGCAGCAGCTAAGTATTGTACTGAGATTGGTGTTGCAGATAGAGCTATACATAACTCTATCAATGCCAGTGTTGAGGAACAAGAGATCGCGGCTGTGACAGAAAGCGATCTGGATGCTGCTATTGTACTGGCATTCAATGCTACTGACCCAACAGTAAAAGGTAAGATGGATATCCTTGAAATTGGCGGTTCAGGCCAGGCTAAAGGTATGCTGGAAATAGCAAAGGAATGCGGTATCACGCGTCCGATCATTGATGTGGCTGCTATGCCACCTGGTTCGGGTGCCGGTGCTACCGTACGATCTGTTATGGCAGTGAAAGGACATCTTGGTCTGCCTACTGGCGGCGGTTTCCACAACATGGCATCTGCATGGGACTGGCTTAAAAAATTCAAGAAAGAACATAAGGAAGCCTATATGCCCACAGATATCGGAACAAACCTGGTTAACCAGGTCCTGGGTGCGGATTGTCTGTTGTATGGTCCTATTGAGAATGTCAATGCAGTGTTCCCGGCTGTCGCATTAGTAGACATAATGCTGGCTGAGACTGCAAAAGATCTTGGCATGGAAATAATGGATCCGAACCATCCGATCAATAAACTGGTGTGA
- the mtrG gene encoding tetrahydromethanopterin S-methyltransferase subunit G has product MTEKVPEVIVDPSDYQEVLKKLDLVEEKVEFTHSEMQQKIGTKMGRDIGTLYGLCIGLMIVVIYLLLAINMNETDLLIIMKSIFQI; this is encoded by the coding sequence ATGACTGAAAAAGTTCCGGAAGTTATTGTAGACCCGTCTGACTACCAGGAAGTTCTTAAGAAACTGGATCTTGTTGAGGAGAAAGTTGAATTCACTCACAGTGAGATGCAGCAAAAGATCGGAACGAAGATGGGCAGGGATATTGGTACACTATATGGCCTTTGTATCGGACTAATGATCGTCGTGATATATCTGCTATTAGCTATCAACATGAATGAAACAGATTTATTAATAATAATGAAGAGTATTTTTCAAATTTGA
- a CDS encoding tetrahydromethanopterin S-methyltransferase subunit F — MADKEKVEETTEAVAEEKVEETTEAATEEKVEETTEEEVHVDDYVYDQGVPMVVNPPAITIFEKLLEDMKYRGQLIARNQKLDSGVTVSGFKGVILGFLFAVIMIGLPIVLAGGI, encoded by the coding sequence ATGGCTGATAAAGAAAAGGTTGAAGAAACTACGGAAGCAGTAGCTGAAGAAAAGGTTGAAGAAACCACAGAAGCAGCAACTGAAGAAAAAGTTGAAGAAACCACGGAAGAAGAGGTGCATGTAGATGATTATGTATATGACCAGGGTGTACCTATGGTGGTCAATCCGCCTGCGATAACTATATTCGAAAAACTTCTTGAAGATATGAAATACAGAGGCCAGCTTATTGCCAGAAACCAGAAACTGGATTCTGGAGTAACCGTAAGTGGCTTTAAGGGTGTTATACTCGGATTTCTATTTGCGGTCATTATGATAGGACTGCCTATTGTTCTTGCAGGAGGGATCTAA
- a CDS encoding tetrahydromethanopterin S-methyltransferase subunit A — protein sequence MADKKEPAEGWPVLKGEYEIGDPNSPVAVATLGSHLSGEPHLAAGACITGPCKTENIGIEKLVANIISNPNIRFLLVTGSEVKGHLTGDAIMKIHANGTEENRIVGAVGAIPYIENLSEENIARFQEQVEAVDMVGTEDEAQITSKIKELAGKDPGALDVEPMVVELTEGDEEGEEFEGIRPMAAEVAMIQARTRLIQTQIADMGNLNKFASGVYSGKIEGAMIGIVLSLGLLGLLILGGGV from the coding sequence ATGGCTGATAAAAAAGAACCGGCTGAAGGATGGCCTGTCCTAAAAGGTGAATATGAAATTGGAGACCCTAATAGTCCGGTTGCTGTGGCCACTCTCGGATCACATCTTTCAGGTGAACCTCATCTTGCAGCAGGAGCTTGTATTACAGGTCCGTGTAAGACAGAGAACATTGGGATCGAGAAGCTTGTTGCCAATATCATTTCAAATCCTAATATCAGGTTTTTACTTGTTACAGGTTCCGAGGTCAAAGGTCACCTTACCGGTGATGCTATAATGAAAATACATGCCAACGGAACTGAAGAGAACAGGATCGTTGGTGCTGTAGGAGCTATTCCTTATATAGAAAACCTGAGTGAGGAAAATATTGCCAGGTTCCAGGAACAGGTAGAAGCTGTTGATATGGTAGGTACGGAAGATGAGGCCCAGATCACTTCCAAGATCAAGGAACTGGCAGGTAAAGACCCGGGTGCTCTTGATGTAGAGCCAATGGTTGTTGAGCTAACCGAAGGAGACGAAGAAGGCGAAGAATTCGAGGGTATTAGACCAATGGCTGCCGAAGTTGCCATGATACAGGCAAGGACACGACTGATCCAGACCCAGATCGCTGATATGGGTAATCTGAATAAGTTCGCATCCGGTGTGTATTCAGGCAAGATCGAAGGTGCCATGATCGGAATAGTACTATCTCTTGGATTATTGGGACTGCTGATTCTCGGAGGAGGTGTATAG
- a CDS encoding tetrahydromethanopterin S-methyltransferase subunit B: MSHIRVAPEIHLVLEPMSGIMAEERDDVLEYSLDEINTLVDELDKIADDMMNSLGPDEEFLTSFPGRKNAARTAGVWTNIFYGFIGGCILMFMVTIMMQLQGGI; encoded by the coding sequence ATGAGTCATATAAGAGTTGCACCTGAGATTCACCTGGTCTTAGAACCAATGTCAGGTATCATGGCAGAAGAACGCGATGATGTACTGGAATATTCTCTTGATGAGATCAATACACTGGTGGATGAACTGGATAAAATAGCAGATGATATGATGAATTCTCTTGGACCTGATGAAGAATTTTTAACCAGTTTCCCTGGTCGTAAGAACGCTGCCAGGACAGCAGGTGTATGGACAAATATTTTCTACGGTTTTATCGGAGGATGTATCCTTATGTTCATGGTAACAATAATGATGCAGTTACAAGGAGGGATCTGA
- a CDS encoding tetrahydromethanopterin S-methyltransferase subunit C: protein MSAVEGGPAGGGISATNVAILGIVGGLAGIYLASILNDITTTTYFSFFGGIGAILAGVWGADAVRRVCSYGLGTGVPSIGMVALGMGIVAAIFGLALCYVINIPVVLGPIIAFIVAAIIGLIMGTMANKILNMNIPIMERCMVEIAGAGCLVMIALCVTISGTLIFTSDIGTDVTILSSVVQTGFIALIFIGGAMIILHPFNACLGPDESQDRTLYVGVEKGGIIMALSGVASLMVIGVIPAALTILIGLLIWIVYFTKFINLTKRDAHKVIGTGLLPTEEELQ from the coding sequence ATGTCAGCAGTAGAAGGAGGACCGGCAGGCGGAGGTATCTCTGCAACTAATGTAGCTATTTTAGGAATAGTAGGCGGACTGGCCGGAATATATCTTGCCAGTATATTGAACGATATAACTACTACTACATATTTCTCGTTCTTTGGCGGGATAGGTGCAATATTAGCAGGAGTATGGGGAGCTGATGCAGTACGCAGAGTATGCAGTTATGGTCTTGGTACAGGTGTACCGTCCATTGGCATGGTTGCTCTGGGTATGGGTATTGTAGCTGCCATATTCGGATTAGCACTTTGTTATGTAATCAATATACCAGTAGTATTAGGACCTATAATTGCATTTATTGTAGCAGCTATTATTGGCCTGATCATGGGTACTATGGCAAACAAGATATTGAATATGAACATACCGATCATGGAAAGATGCATGGTTGAAATTGCAGGTGCAGGCTGCCTTGTGATGATAGCTCTATGCGTAACCATTTCAGGAACCTTAATATTCACAAGTGATATAGGAACTGATGTTACTATCCTTTCAAGTGTTGTCCAGACTGGTTTTATCGCACTGATCTTTATTGGCGGTGCAATGATAATACTGCATCCTTTCAATGCCTGTCTTGGTCCTGATGAATCACAGGACAGGACGCTATATGTCGGTGTTGAAAAAGGAGGAATAATTATGGCACTCTCGGGAGTTGCTTCACTTATGGTGATAGGTGTAATTCCGGCGGCGTTGACCATTTTAATTGGTCTTCTCATATGGATTGTTTACTTTACGAAGTTTATTAATCTAACGAAAAGAGATGCACATAAGGTCATTGGAACAGGTCTGCTTCCGACAGAGGAGGAATTGCAATGA
- a CDS encoding tetrahydromethanopterin S-methyltransferase subunit D, protein MTDLIGLFDPISIVLITIGGILIGMGVHFIPVGGAPAAMAQATGVGTGTVQLAAGAGLTGLISAGFMYSFLGNDGLTNIELIQVMVSGAVGAMIMIAVTMFIGQLVYVYCVGVPPVSAKVDKDPITGDIQDIYVSKGTEGHGIPTVSFVSGVIGGLLGGMGGSLIYAILMNAGYPEQIQTSLGPNPEIVALAGIFSAGVFYVNAVVASYNIGGTIEGFHDPKFKRVPKAIICCLIASLLCAAIAVPIMGGLI, encoded by the coding sequence ATGACCGATCTAATAGGCCTTTTTGATCCGATATCAATCGTACTTATTACGATCGGAGGCATATTAATAGGAATGGGTGTTCATTTCATACCTGTGGGCGGCGCTCCGGCAGCTATGGCCCAGGCAACAGGTGTCGGAACAGGTACAGTGCAGTTAGCTGCAGGTGCCGGTCTAACCGGTCTTATCAGTGCCGGATTCATGTACAGTTTCTTAGGTAATGATGGACTTACAAACATTGAACTTATTCAGGTAATGGTTTCCGGTGCCGTTGGTGCTATGATCATGATCGCAGTTACTATGTTTATAGGTCAGTTAGTATATGTCTACTGTGTAGGCGTTCCACCTGTATCTGCAAAGGTTGATAAGGACCCTATAACCGGGGATATCCAGGATATCTACGTATCAAAAGGTACGGAAGGTCATGGAATTCCTACAGTGAGCTTTGTGAGCGGAGTCATAGGCGGACTACTTGGTGGAATGGGCGGATCGCTCATCTATGCCATATTGATGAATGCAGGATATCCTGAACAAATTCAAACTAGTTTAGGTCCTAACCCTGAGATCGTTGCTCTTGCTGGTATATTTTCTGCAGGTGTATTCTATGTGAATGCAGTGGTAGCCTCATATAACATCGGTGGTACTATCGAAGGGTTCCACGACCCTAAATTTAAAAGAGTACCTAAAGCTATAATATGTTGTTTGATCGCTTCACTATTGTGTGCTGCGATAGCTGTTCCAATCATGGGAGGTCTTATATAA